A genomic window from Pungitius pungitius chromosome 12, fPunPun2.1, whole genome shotgun sequence includes:
- the xab2 gene encoding pre-mRNA-splicing factor SYF1 → MASLNGKPDVMFEDDDLPYEEEIIRNPYSVKCWMRYIEFKQNGAKATLNLIYERALKELPGSYKLWYNYLRERRKQVKGKCITEPSYEEINNCHERALVFMHKMPRLWLDYCQFLVSQSKITRSRQTFDRALRALPVTQHPRIWPLYLRFVRNLPLPETAIRVYRRYLKLSPENAEEYIDYLRSVGRLDEAAVRLAAVVNDESFVSKEGKSNYQLWHELCDLISQNPDKVTSLKVGAIIRGGLTRFTDQLGKLWCSLADYYIRSGHFEKARDVYEEAILTVVTVRDFTQVFDSYAQFEESMIAAKMETTAEMGKDEDEDIDMELRLARFEQLIARRPLLLNSVLLRQNPHNVHEWHKRVKLYEGNPRQIINTYTEAVQTIDPLKATGKPHSLWVSFAKFYEENEQLDDARTIFEKATKVNYKQVDDLAAVWCEYGEMELRHENYEQALRILRKATAIPSKKAEYFDASEPVQNRVFKSLKVWSMLADLEESLGTFQSTKAVYDRIIDLRIATPQIIINYAMFLEEHNYFEESFKAYERGIALFRWPNVYDIWNTYLTKFIDRYGGKKLERARDLFEQALDGCPAKFAKTIYLLYAKLEEGYGLARHAMAVYERATQAVDATERHHMFNIYIKRAAEIYGVTYTRAIYQKAIEVLPDEHARDMCQRFADMESKLGEIDRARAIYSYCSQICDPRVTANFWQTWKEFEIRHGNEDTIREMLRIKRSVQATYNTQVHFMSSQMMKATTGTVSDLAPGQVGIDDMKMLEQKAQMLAAEAEQDKPKPKEKILFVRSDTSRSELAELSKQANPDEIDIDDEDDEDEENQGPEEVQLEQKSVPTAVFGGLKED, encoded by the exons ATGGCCTCACTTAATGGAAAACCAGATGTTATGTTT GAAGACGATGATCTGCCATATGAAGAGGAGATCATCAGGAACCCATACTCGGTCAAGTGCTGGATGCGTTACATCGAATTCAAACAGAATGGAGCCAAAGCCACCCTCAACCTGATCTACGAGCGCGCTCTGAAGGAGTTACCTGGCAG CTACAAGCTGTGGTACAACTATCTGAGAGAGAGACGTAAACAAGTCAAAGGGAAATGTATCACTGAACCAAGCTATGAAGAGATCAATAATTGCCATGAAAGGGCATTGGTGTTCATGCACAAG ATGCCCAGGTTATGGCTCGATTACTGCCAGTTTCTTGTATCTCAAAGCAAGATCACAAGAAGTCGGCAAACATTTGACCGAGCCCTCCGAGCTCTTCCTGTTACTCAGCACCCGCGCATCTGGCCTCTGTATCTCCGCTTTGTCCGTAACCTTCCCCTGCCTGAGACTGCAATCCGAGTGTACCGCAGGTACCTTAAG CTTTCTCCTGAAAATGCAGAGGAATACATTGACTACTTACGATCTGTTGGCCGCTTGGATGAAGCAGCTGTGCGACTTGCAGCTGTTGTCAATGACGAAAGCTTTGTGTCCAAAGAGGGCAAATCCAACTATCAA CTATGGCATGAGCTGTGCGACCTGATCTCCCAGAACCCTGATAAAGTGACGTCTCTCAAAGTAGGGGCCATTATCCGAGGAGGCCTCACTCGATTCACTGACCAACTTGGAAAACTCTGGTGCTCCTTAGCTGACTATTATATTAGGAGCGGTCACTTTGAGAAG GCCCGGGATGTGTACGAGGAGGCCATCCTCACTGTGGTAACGGTGAGGGATTTCACACAAGTATTTGATAGTTATGCCCAGTTCGAAGAAAGCATGATCGCAGCAAAGATGGAGACCACAGCTGAGATGGGAAAGGATGaagatg AGGACATAGACATGGAGCTTAGACTGGCCCGCTTTGAGCAGCTGATAGCTCGACGGCCCCTCCTGTTGAACAGCGTTCTATTGAGGCAGAACCCTCATAATGTTCATGAATGGCACAAGAGGGTGAAATTGTATGAGGGCAATCCACGGCAG ATCATTAACACATACACTGAGGCAGTGCAGACTATAGATCCATTGAAGGCCACGGGGAAACCACACTCTCTCTGGGTTTCCTTTGCTAAATTCTATGAGGAAAATGAGCAGTTGGATGAT GCTAGGACCATTTTTGAGAAGGCTACCAAGGTGAACTACAAGCAGGTGGATGACCTTGCTGCAGTATGGTGTGAATATGGCGAGATGGAGCTGCGCCATGAGAACTATGAACAGGCACTGCGCATACTCAGG AAAGCTACTGCAATCCCATCCAAGAAAGCAGAGTATTTTGATGCATCCGAGCCAGTCCAAAACAGAGTTTTCAAGTCTTTGAAGGTCTGGTCCATGCTGGCAGACTTGGAGGAGAGTCTAGGCACTTTCCAG TCCACCAAAGCAGTTTATGATCGCATAATTGACCTCCGCATCGCCACGCCACAGATCATCATCAATTATGCCATGTTCCTTGAAGAGCACAACTACTTTGAGGAAAGCTTCAAA GCGTATGAGCGTGGTATTGCTCTCTTTAGGTGGCCAAATGTTTATGACATCTGGAACACTTACCTCACCAAGTTCATTGATCGTTATGGGGGAAAGAAGCTGGAGAGAGCAAGAGATTTGTTTGAACAAGCTTTGGATGGCTGCCCAGCTAAGTTTGCCAAGA CCATTTACCTGTTGTATGCTAAATTGGAGGAGGGATATGGATTGGCACGACACGCCATGGCTGTCTATGAACGAGCAACGCAGGCAGTAGATGCTACGGAGAGACATCACATGTTCAATATCTATATCAAGAGAGCAGCTGAAATTTATGGAGTCACGTATACCAGAGCCATATACCAGAAAGCTATCGAG GTCCTTCCAGATGAGCATGCACGGGACATGTGTCAGCGATTTGCTGACATGGAGAGTAAACTTGGTGAGATTGACCGGGCCAGAGCAATCTACTCCTACTGCTCGCAGATTTGTGACCCGCGG GTGACTGCAAATTTCTGGCAGACCTGGAAAGAATTTGAGATCCGCCATGGAAATGAGGACACGATTCGAGAAATGCTGAGGATCAAACGAAGTGTTCAAGCCACATACAACACCCAGGTCCACTTCATGTCCTCTCAGATGATGAAGGCGACAACGGGCACTG TGTCTGATCTTGCTCCAGGTCAAGTAGGAATTGATGACATGAAGATGCTGGAGCAGAAAGCACAGATGCTTGCCGCAGAGGCGGAGCAAGACAAACCCAAGCCCAAAGAGAAGATTCTCTTTGtcag GAGTGACACCTCTCGCAGCGAGTTGGCTGAGCTTTCTAAACAAGCCAATCCTGATGAGATTGACAttgatgatgaagacgatgaagatgaggaaAACCAGGGACCAGAAG AGGTGCAGCTTGAACAGAAGAGCGTCCCCACAGCCGTCTTTGGTGGGCTTAAAGAAGACTAA